In the Quercus lobata isolate SW786 chromosome 5, ValleyOak3.0 Primary Assembly, whole genome shotgun sequence genome, one interval contains:
- the LOC115990541 gene encoding uncharacterized protein LOC115990541 has product MAHRLQLALVTASREVKDVHQFFDHLVNIINIVVGSSKRNDELQHAQAEQVENMIASNEIETRRGTNQIGTLQRAGDTRWGSHFQSICSLIKMFDATCKVINTISEEVANYKQRGDAEGAYQVLTSFEFILILHLMKEIMGITNVLCQALQQHSQNLLNVMHLVSTTKSLIQKLRDDGWEPLLASVISFCEQHEIDILDMNARHTKGRGRYRCQDDDLTMEHYFRIGIFTVAIDFQLQELKSRFCELTTELVILSLALNPKDAIRLFKIVDICNLVKKYYPEDFT; this is encoded by the coding sequence ATGGCTCATAGGTTGCAATTAGCTCTAGTTACAGCATCTAGAGAAGTAAAAGATGTTCATCAATTCTTTGATCATTTGGTTAATATTATCAATATTGTTGTTGGTTCTAGTAAGCGTAATGATGAATTGCAACATGCTCAAGCAGAACAAGTTGAGAATATGATTGCTTCTAATGAAATTGAGACTAGAAGAGGTACAAACCAGATTGGTACTTTGCAACGAGCTGGAGATACTAGGTGGGGATctcattttcaatctatttgtagtttgATTAAAATGTTTGATGCTACTTGCAAAGTTATCAACACTATCTCTGAGGAAGTGGCTAACTATAAACAACGCGGTGATGCCGAGGGAGCTTATCAGGTATTAAcatcatttgaatttattttaatcttgcaTTTGATGAAAGAAATAATGGGAATTACTAATGTTctttgtcaagctttgcaaCAACATTCTCAAAACCTtttaaatgtcatgcatttagtTTCAACTACAAAATCACTTATTCAAAAGTTGAGAGATGATGGATGGGAGCCTTTACTTGCTAGTGTTATATCATTTTGTGAGCAACATGAAATTGATATTCTTGATATGAATGCTCGTCACACTAAAGGTCGAGGTAGATATCGTTGTCAAGATGACGATTTAACAATGGAACATTATTTTAGAATTGGCATATTTACAGTTGCAATAGACTTTCAATTGCAAGAATTGAAAAGTAGATTTTGTGAGCTAACAACGGAACTTGTCATTCTTAGTTTAGCTTTAAATCCCAAGGATGCTATCAGATTATTCAAAATTGTTGATATATGCAATTTGGTTAAGAAATATTATCCTGAAGATTTCACTTAA